In Leopardus geoffroyi isolate Oge1 chromosome D1, O.geoffroyi_Oge1_pat1.0, whole genome shotgun sequence, a single window of DNA contains:
- the LOC123600557 gene encoding LOW QUALITY PROTEIN: phospholipase A and acyltransferase 3-like (The sequence of the model RefSeq protein was modified relative to this genomic sequence to represent the inferred CDS: deleted 1 base in 1 codon) yields the protein MVRCLESRQEALPPGGGGKLRRGAREEPRCPTNLSFLLDNVELSECGHLPGPIPSVCKCWCGRTTSTLTEKAVTEKLLLNDVVGRDRYHVNNKHDDKYSPLPPSKIVQRAEQLVGRELPYSLPCENCEHFVNELRYGVARSDQVHPQPVSPSRSRAIPSADSGWVSGWAGLGRRQGHE from the exons ATGGTCCGGTG CCTGGAGAGCCGGCAGGAAGCCCTGCCCCCTGGTGGTGGAGGAAAGTTACGAAGAGGTGCTCGGGAAGAGCCCCGGTGCCCAACcaacctctctttccttctggacAACGTTGAGCTGAGCGAGTGTGGACACTTGCCCGGCCCCATCCCTTCAGTCTGTAAATG CTGGTGCGGCCGCACCACGTCCACCCTGACTGAGAAGGCTGTGACGGAGAAGCTGCTGCTG AATGACGTGGTCGGGAGAGACAGGTACCACGTCAATAACAAACACGATGACAAGTACTCGCCGCTGCCTCCCAGCAAAATCGTCCAGCGGGCGGAGCAGCTGGTGGGCCGGGAGCTGCCCTACTCGCTGCCCTGTGAGAACTGCGAGCACTTTGTGAACGAGCTGCGCTACGGAGTCGCCCGCAGCGACCAGGTGCATCCCCAGCCTGTGTCCCCATCCAGGAGCCGGGCCATTCCCTCAGCTGACAGTGGCTGGGTGTCAGGGTGGGCCGGGCTTGGGCGGAGACAGGGGCatgaataa